The following proteins come from a genomic window of Populus alba chromosome 12, ASM523922v2, whole genome shotgun sequence:
- the LOC118060704 gene encoding uncharacterized protein, translating into MLYQLFLHMPEMNGMELQKQVEEEFQLPVIIMSSDDSKNVILRSLEGGAAFYIVKPFSKDDLKNVWHYAVAIKTGDSLTIKAIEGSREPSSSTLVERLSLEDVNSATSINGEKLSRKNGRKEERKSTREDQEVDSQPASKKPKVVWTHSLHNRFLLALNHIGLDKAVPKRILECMRVRGLSRENIASHLQKYRIFLKKVAESGGCSPEDLSGRDPRTYFAPSQLFMMLKNAQQEYSRRVTRGSIQPGRGGNSIPALGGSSFRNLNSPNQQAPSNNSMLQSPYGQSRLFGNANYANQANQIGSGLESSNYSIGANMPSHGAVIPNSPTHGTSPMQMYHPHNQARSYLQNLGSPPLINRFGGVGIQATNYGSGDGDIGIINNSLNTINNYVGIRVTPDGRLIGSGHMQLNMNELSSGFSDGGHPCLMNWARNGNMNAASIGFNIAPANYVAQRESFSAGFEGANQFFPPAPFTDVYHGNSTPMLLPPPPPPPQHLQLGLGNGGQNDNVFGLMNNSPHILGGNSNQQPHIGHGELNVSDMLWEPTNNPPAYQLPQGVDQMSTLLHELLTPYFLNSLHIDDDTPWNEQPSSQA; encoded by the exons ATGCTTTATCAACTCTT CCTCCATATGCCTGAGATGAATGGCATGGAACTACAAAAACAAGTGGAAGAAGAATTCCAGCTTCCTGTGATTA TAATGTCCTCAGACGACAGTAAGAACGTCATATTAAGAAGTTTAGAGGGTGGTGCTGCGTTTTATATAGTGAAACCATTTAGCAAAGATGATCTCAAGAATGTGTGGCATTATGCAGTTGCAATCAAAACAGGTGACTCCCTTACAATCAAGGCAATAGAAGGCTCTCGAGAACCATCATCTTCTACATTGGTTGAGAGATTATCCCTTGAAGATGTGAACTCTGCAACATCTATCAATGGTGAAAAACTTTCTAGAAAAAAtggaagaaaggaagaaagaaagagcacAAGGGAAGATCAGGAGGTAGATAGCCAGCCTGCCTCGAAAAAGCCTAAGGTGGTTTGGACTCACTCACTTCACAACCGGTTTTTGCTGGCCTTGAACCATATAGGGCTAGACA AGGCTGTTCCAAAAAGAATTCTTGAATGCATGAGGGTGCGAGGGCTGTCAAGAGAAAATATTGCCAGTCACTTACAG AAGTATCGAATCTTCCTTAAAAAGGTTGCAGAGAGCGGTGGTTGTTCACCGGAGGACTTGTCAGGACGAGATCCTAGGACATACTTTGCACCTAGCCAGCTCTTTATGATGTTAAAAAATGCCCAGCAGGAATATTCCCGACGAGTAACAAGAGGATCGATTCAACCTGGTCGCGGAGGGAACAGCATTCCAGCTCTTGGTGGTTCCAGTTTCAGGAACTTGAATTCTCCAAACCAACAAGCTCCGAGCAACAACTCCATGCTTCAATCACCATACGGGCAGTCTCGTTTATTCGGCAACGCTAATTATGCTAATCAGGCAAACCAAATAGGATCAGGACTGGAATCATCAAACTATAGTATTGGAGCAAACATGCCTTCTCATGGAGCTGTGATCCCTAATAGCCCCACTCATGGTACAAGTCCAATGCAAATGTACCATCCACACAATCAAGCAAGATCATATCTTCAGAATCTTGGCAGCCCACCACTAATTAACAGGTTTGGTGGTGTTGGAATTCAGGCTACCAACTACGGGTCAGGAGATGGGGATATTGGAATCATCAACAATTCCTTGAACACCATTAATAATTATGTTGGAATTCGTGTGACTCCCGATGGACGCCTCATTGGATCAGGCCACATGCAACTCAATATGAATGAACTATCAAGTGGTTTTAGTGATGGTGGTCATCCTTGCTTGATGAATTGGGCTCGTAATGGCAACATGAACGCTGCATCTATAGGGTTTAATATAGCGCCAGCAAATTATGTGGCTCAAAGGGAATCCTTTTCTGCTGGTTTTGAGGGTGCAAACCAATTCTTCCCACCAGCACCATTCACTGATGTTTATCATGGGAATAGTACTCCAATGCTGCTgccaccaccgccaccaccaccacagcACCTGCAGCTTGGTCTTGGAAACGGAGGACAAAATGACAATGTGTTTGGCCTCATGAACAACAGCCCTCATATCTTGGGTGGGAATTCTAATCAACAGCCACATATTGGCCACGGTGAACTGAATGTTAGCGACATGCTTTGGGAACCAACCAACAATCCACCAGCTTATCAG CTTCCACAAGGTGTTGATCAAATGAGCACTCTCTTGCATGAACTCCTGACTCCGTACTTCTTGAACTCACTTCACATTGATGACGACACTCCTTGGAATGAACAACCTTCTAGCCAGGCATGA
- the LOC118060574 gene encoding LOB domain-containing protein 23, whose protein sequence is MISGRCAACKYLRRRCPSDCIFSPYFPSNSPQRFACVHRIYGASNVAKMLQQLPAHLRAEAANSLYYEAQSRTQDPVYGCVGIISVLHQQIHGVESQLAKTKAEIAVLNSLAEEPARIQENEVEASINNFLLEQDSIASGQYFSHSTYIPSNFI, encoded by the exons ATGATTTCTGGTCGTTGTGCAGCTTGCAAGTATTTGAGAAGGAGATGTCCTTCAGATTGCATTTTCTCTCCTTACTTTCCTTCTAATAGTCCTCAAAGATTTGCTTGCGTTCACAGAATCTATGGCGCCAGTAATGTTGCAAAAATGCTCCAG CAACTCCCAGCACATTTAAGAGCTGAAGCAGCAAACTCATTGTATTATGAGGCACAAAGCAGAACTCAGGACCCTGTCTATGGTTGTGTAGGGATTATCTCCGTACTACACCAACAAATTCACGGTGTAGAAAGCCAACTAGCTAAAACAAAAGCTGAAATTGCAGTCCTCAATTCCCTTGCAGAAGAACCTGCTCGAATTCAAGAAAATGAAGTAGAAGCTAGCATCAACAATTTCTTGCTGGAACAAGACAGTATTGCTTCTGGCCAATATTTTAGCCATTCCACTTATATTCCTTCTAACTTTATTTAG
- the LOC118060697 gene encoding protein DETOXIFICATION 49, which yields MCQLNSSTLSCKRNQDLHFLISIKDQEPKMITSLLIPKSPTCIPQETQEPNTTNLSLAIREAISIAKIAFPMILTGLLLYPRSMISMLFLGRLGELALAGGSLAVGFANITGYSILSGLAMGMEPICGQAFGAQKHRLLGLTLQRTILLLIVASLPISFLWLNMKSILLFCGQDESIATEAQSFLVYSLPDLLAQSFLHPLRIYLRTQTITLPLTFCATLAIILHIPINYFLVTHLNLGTKGVALSGVWTNFNLVGSLIIYILVSGVHKKTWGGFSMECFKEWKTLLNLAIPSCISVCLEWWWYEIMILLCGLLLNPRATVASMGILIQTTALIYIFPSSLSFSVSTRVGNELGANQPKKAKLAANVGLSFSFIFGFSALAFAVMVRKVWASMFTQDKEIIALTSLALPIIGLCELGNCPQTTGCGVLRGTARPKVGANINLGCFYLVGTPVAVWLGFYAGFDFEGLWLGLLAAQGSCVVTMLLVLGRTDWESEAKRAKELTNALVHVAKVDDSLQVEEKKPPYAEIKEDSLHLFEELDTLYKPLPV from the coding sequence ATGTGTCAGCTAAACTCTTCTACTCTATCCTGCAAACGCAATCAAGACTTGCATTTCCTTATCTCCATCAAAGACCAAGAGCCCAAAATGATCACCTCATTATTGATCCCAAAAAGCCCAACATGTATACCACAAGAAACCCAGGAACCAAACACCACCAACCTCTCCCTCGCTATCAGAGAAGCAATATCCATAGCCAAAATAGCTTTCCCCATGATACTAACAGGCCTCTTGCTCTATCCTCGCTCAATGATCTCCATGCTCTTCCTTGGCCGCCTCGGGGAGCTAGCCTTAGCTGGTGGCTCACTTGCTGTTGGCTTTGCTAATATAACTGGTTACTCTATCCTCTCTGGCCTGGCCATGGGGATGGAACCAATATGTGGTCAAGCTTTTGGGGCTCAAAAACACCGCCTCCTAGGCTTAACGTTGCAAAGAACAATACTTCTGCTCATTGTTGCTTCACTgcccatttcttttctttggctAAACATGAAAAGCATCCTTCTTTTTTGCGGCCAAGATGAATCAATAGCCACAGAAGCACAGTCATTTCTTGTTTACTCCCTTCCTGACCTTTTAGCTCAATCGTTTTTGCATCCATTGAGAATCTATCTTAGAACTCAAACAATAACCTTGCCTCTCACATTTTGTGCCACTCTAGCTATTATTCTTCACATTCCTATAAACTACTTCCTTGTTACACACCTAAATTTAGGGACTAAAGGGGTTGCTCTTAGTGGGGTATGGACTAACTTCAATCTCGTAGGTTCTTTGATCATTTACATCCTTGTTTCTGGTGTCCATAAGAAGACATGGGGAGGATTTTCAATGGAGTGCTTCAAAGAATGGAAAACTCTCTTGAATTTGGCCATTCCAAGCTGCATCTCAGTGTGTCTTGAATGGTGGTGGTACGAGATCATGATCTTGCTATGTGGACTCTTGTTAAACCCAAGAGCAACTGTTGCCTCCATGGGCATTTTGATTCAGACAACTGCACTCATCTACATATTCCCTTCTTCTCTAAGTTTCAGCGTATCAACAAGGGTTGGCAATGAGCTAGGCGCTAACCAACCCAAGAAAGCAAAGCTTGCAGCCAATGTAGGCCTTTCTTTCAGCTTCATTTTCGGGTTTTCAGCTCTAGCTTTTGCAGTTATGGTTAGGAAAGTATGGGCTAGCATGTTCACACAAGACAAAGAGATCATAGCATTAACATCACTTGCTTTGCCAATAATAGGTCTTTGTGAGCTAGGAAATTGTCCACAAACAACCGGTTGTGGAGTCCTAAGAGGAACAGCCAGACCAAAAGTTGGAGCAAACATCAACTTGGGATGTTTCTACCTTGTTGGCACGCCGGTGGCAGTATGGTTAGGGTTCTATGCAGGGTTTGATTTTGAAGGGTTATGGCTAGGCCTCCTGGCTGCACAAGGGTCCTGTGTGGTGACCATGCTGCTTGTTTTGGGTAGGACTGATTGGGAATCTGAAGCTAAAAGAGCTAAGGAGCTGACAAATGCTTTGGTTCATGTTGCCAAAGTTGATGACAGCCTACAAGTTGAGGAAAAGAAGCCACCTTATGCTGAAATCAAGGAGGATTCCTTGCATTTATTTGAAGAATTAGATACTCTTTATAAACCTTTACCTGTTTAA
- the LOC118060563 gene encoding serine/arginine-rich splicing factor RS41 isoform X1 yields the protein MRSIFCGNFEYDARQTELERLFKRYGRVERVDMKAGFAFIYMEDERDAEDAIRGLDRVEFGRKGRRLHVEWTKQERGARQPGGSSRKSANTRPSKTLFVINFDPHHTRTKDLERHFEPYGRIVSVRIRRNFAFVQYEAQEDATKALDATNMSKLLYRVISVEYAARDDGERRDGYSPDRSRDRSPDRRGHDRRRSPSPYRRERGSTDYVHGSSPYRKERVSPDSGCRRSPSPYRRDRASPDYGRGSTRSPSRRERAGSDHGHGPSRGPHRKDKASPVNGNGPSDSPYQREERLSPENGRVPSHSPYGRERSNPDKARGSSHSPFERDGSSPENGQWRSPSSNPDKRDSAIGRVESPRHERYHSQSPAADE from the exons ATGAGGTCTATCTTTTGTGGGAACTTTGAGTATGATGCAAGACAGACTGAGCTGGAACGGCTATTCAAACGATATGGGAGAGTTGAACGGGTGGATATGAAAGCTG gatttgcttttatttatatGGAAGATGAGAGAGATGCTGAGGACGCAATTCGAGGACTTGATCGTGTAGAATTTGGTCGCAAGGGCCGCAGACTTCATGTTGAATGGACAAAG CAAGAACGTGGGGCTAGACAGCCCGGTGGCTCATCAAGAAAATCTGCTAACACAAGGCCATCTAAGACTTTATTTGTTATCAACTTTGATCCACATCATACTAGGACTAAGGATTTGGAGAGGCACTTTGAGCCATATGGGAGGATAGTGAGTGTAAGGATAAGAAGAAATTTTGCATTTGTTCAGTATGAAGCACAGGAGGATGCCACTAAAGCACTGGATGCAACAAACATGAG CAAGCTGCTGTATCGAGTTATTTCAGTTGAATATGCCGCTCGAGATGATGGTGAAAGGAGGGATGGATACAGTCCTGATAGAAGTCGTGATAGGTCACCTGATAGGCGAGGGCATGATAGGAGGCGTTCTCCAAGTCCTTACCGAAGAGAAAGGGGAAGCACTGATTATGTCCATGGCTCTAGTCCTTATCGCAAAGAGAGGGTTAGCCCAGATTCTGGATGTCGCCGCAGCCCTAGCCCCTATAGGAGAGATAGGGCTAGTCCTGACTATGGCCGTGGTTCAACTCGTAGTCCTTCCAGGAGAGAGAGGGCTGGCAGTGACCATGGCCATGGCCCCAGCCGTGGTCCTCACCGCAAGGACAAGGCTAGTCCTGTCAATGGTAATGGCCCTAGTGATAGTCCTTATCAAAGGGAAGAAAGGCTTAGCCCTGAAAATGGTCGTGTCCCGAGCCATAGTCCATATGGAAGAGAAAGGTCTAACCCAGACAAAGCCCGTGGCTCCAGCCATAGTCCCTTTGAAAGAGATGGGTCTAGCCCTGAAAATGGTCAATGGAGAAGCCCAAGCTCCAATCCTGACAAGAGGgacagtgcaattggaagagTTGAAAGCCCCAGGCATGAGAGATACCACAG TCAATCACCAGCAGCAGATGAATGA
- the LOC118060563 gene encoding uncharacterized protein isoform X2: MEDERDAEDAIRGLDRVEFGRKGRRLHVEWTKQERGARQPGGSSRKSANTRPSKTLFVINFDPHHTRTKDLERHFEPYGRIVSVRIRRNFAFVQYEAQEDATKALDATNMSKLLYRVISVEYAARDDGERRDGYSPDRSRDRSPDRRGHDRRRSPSPYRRERGSTDYVHGSSPYRKERVSPDSGCRRSPSPYRRDRASPDYGRGSTRSPSRRERAGSDHGHGPSRGPHRKDKASPVNGNGPSDSPYQREERLSPENGRVPSHSPYGRERSNPDKARGSSHSPFERDGSSPENGQWRSPSSNPDKRDSAIGRVESPRHERYHSQSPAADE, encoded by the exons atGGAAGATGAGAGAGATGCTGAGGACGCAATTCGAGGACTTGATCGTGTAGAATTTGGTCGCAAGGGCCGCAGACTTCATGTTGAATGGACAAAG CAAGAACGTGGGGCTAGACAGCCCGGTGGCTCATCAAGAAAATCTGCTAACACAAGGCCATCTAAGACTTTATTTGTTATCAACTTTGATCCACATCATACTAGGACTAAGGATTTGGAGAGGCACTTTGAGCCATATGGGAGGATAGTGAGTGTAAGGATAAGAAGAAATTTTGCATTTGTTCAGTATGAAGCACAGGAGGATGCCACTAAAGCACTGGATGCAACAAACATGAG CAAGCTGCTGTATCGAGTTATTTCAGTTGAATATGCCGCTCGAGATGATGGTGAAAGGAGGGATGGATACAGTCCTGATAGAAGTCGTGATAGGTCACCTGATAGGCGAGGGCATGATAGGAGGCGTTCTCCAAGTCCTTACCGAAGAGAAAGGGGAAGCACTGATTATGTCCATGGCTCTAGTCCTTATCGCAAAGAGAGGGTTAGCCCAGATTCTGGATGTCGCCGCAGCCCTAGCCCCTATAGGAGAGATAGGGCTAGTCCTGACTATGGCCGTGGTTCAACTCGTAGTCCTTCCAGGAGAGAGAGGGCTGGCAGTGACCATGGCCATGGCCCCAGCCGTGGTCCTCACCGCAAGGACAAGGCTAGTCCTGTCAATGGTAATGGCCCTAGTGATAGTCCTTATCAAAGGGAAGAAAGGCTTAGCCCTGAAAATGGTCGTGTCCCGAGCCATAGTCCATATGGAAGAGAAAGGTCTAACCCAGACAAAGCCCGTGGCTCCAGCCATAGTCCCTTTGAAAGAGATGGGTCTAGCCCTGAAAATGGTCAATGGAGAAGCCCAAGCTCCAATCCTGACAAGAGGgacagtgcaattggaagagTTGAAAGCCCCAGGCATGAGAGATACCACAG TCAATCACCAGCAGCAGATGAATGA